One Fusarium oxysporum f. sp. lycopersici 4287 chromosome 8, whole genome shotgun sequence genomic region harbors:
- a CDS encoding peptidyl-prolyl cis-trans isomerase-like 1 — MTTNISLETTMGSLTLELYTTHAPKTCNNFTTLVRRGYYDNTIFHRIIPNFMIQGGDPTGTGRGGSSIYGEKFEDEIDPGLKHTGAGILSMANAGPNTNGSQFFITLAPTPWLDGKHTIFGRVKSGMSTVKRMGMVKTGSEDRPIEDIKIVKARVVEEEEEEV, encoded by the exons ATGACAACGAACATATCACTCGAGACCACAATG GGCTCGCTCACCCTTGAGCTCTACACCACCCACGCCCCTAAGACCTGCAATAACTTCACCACCCTTGTCCGTCGCGGCTACTacgacaacaccatcttccACCGCATCATCCCCAATTTCATGATCCAGGGCGGCGACCCAACAGGAACGGGTCGCGGCGGAAGCTCTATCTACGGCGAGAAGTTCGAGGACGAGATCGATCCGGGTCTCAAGCACACAGGCGCTGGTATCTTGAGCATGGCCAACGCAGGCCCCAACACAAACGGATCGCAGTTTTTTATCACGCTTGCGCCTACGCCTTGGCTTGATGGCAAACACACTATCTTTGGAAGGGTCAAATCCGGCATGAGTACTGTGAAGAGGATGGGCATGGTCAAGACTGGGTCTGAGGACAGGCCTATCGAGGACATCAAGATTGTCAAGGCTCGCGTTgtagaggaggaggaggaggaggtcTAG
- a CDS encoding hypothetical protein (At least one base has a quality score < 10) yields MAENATDPAALEGSFDALNSTLANGQNWLSSFAHIKDLSFVMLEVRLVLSAIGIIYLGAHAALRRPPSAQPAKKKKPGSKDDDEERFAQGLEPSDAIIFPLMAGAVLIGLYYLIQWLKDPDILNKILRWYMSTMSVASLVSIYSHGIEVVTSLAFPRYWRGRDGRLREADQKTRSVQVCDDAGNPDAAIPKTQNPFPGPFACLAFSEKIRKSGWELRGLLKRHWAIKLFIHGMGKEEGRIKFAHVVSLVMALATALIYSSTTSPLLSNMLGYAMCYGSIQLISPTDFLTSTLILVGLFFYDIIMVFYTPYMVTVATKLDVPIKLTFEAAERKSILGLGDIVIPGMVMALALRFDLWLHYDQKIKYESTDLKLIEKDPTSGALITRSETKHKEVKAKYVNVKGKWGDSLWTRGTFFIFGSQQLPPDLAAAHFRKTYFHASVIGYLLGMLVTLAMLLIFKRGQPALLYLVPGVLGSLWLTGLVRGQIKQMWKYTEDGSLDKIDVVVDLDGEGNAIKTLGKLEDGVVDTTKKDEKKDGEDKPKDKEDGKAKEGDKSESKEERHVFLLSVDAEPETE; encoded by the exons ATGGCAGAAAACGCTACAGATCCAGCCGCCCTGGAGGGCTCTTTCGATGCTCTAAATTCTACCCTCGCCAATGGGCAAAATTGGCTCTCATCTTTTGCACATATTAAAGATCTGAGTTTTGTTATGCTTGAAGTCAGGCTCGTCCTCAGCGCTATTGGCATCATCTATCTCGGTGCCCACGCTGCTCTTCGGCGACCCCCATCTGCGCAACCTgcgaagaaaaagaagcctGGTTCCaaagatgacgacgaggagcGTTTTGCCCAGGGACTAGAGCCCTCCGATGCCATTATTTTCCCGCTTATGGCTGGTGCCGTCCTTATCGGCCTGTACTACCTGATTCAGTGGCTTAAGGACCCTGATATTCTGAACAAAATTCTGCGCTGGTACATGTCTACCATGTCGGTTGCTAGTCTTGTATCAATCTATTCTCATGGTATTGAGGTGGTGACCAGCCTGGCGTTTCCACGATACTGGCGCGGCCGTGACGGGCGACTAAGGGAAGCGGATCAAAAGACAAGATCAGTACAAGTCTGCGATGATGCGGGAAACCCTGACGCAGCCATCCCTAAAACGCAAAACCCCTTTCCTGGACCATTTGCTTGTTTGGCGTTCTCGGAGAAGATCCGCAAGTCTGGCTGGGAGCTTCGAGGCCTCCTTAAGCGGCATTGggccatcaagctcttcatccATGGAATGGGCAAAGAGGAAGGTCGAATCAAGTTTGCTCATGTAGTGTCCTTGGTTATGGCACTAGCCACGGCGCTCATTTATTCATCAACTACCTCCCCCTTGTTGAGTAATATGCTTGGTTACGCCATGTGCTATGGCTCCATTCAACTCATCTCGCCCACAGATTTCTTGACTAGTACTCTGATCCTGGTTGGTCTGTTCTTTTACGATATCATAATGGTATTTTACAC CCCCTATATGGTTACAGTAGCAACCAAGCTGGACGTCCCAATCAAGCTCACTTTCGAGGCTGCAGAGCGTAAGAGTATCCTCGGACTGGGTGATATTGTCATTCCAGGCATGGTCATGGCCCTAGCCCTTCGGTTTGACCTCTGGCTCCATTATGATCAAAAGATCAAGTATGAGAGCACTGACCTGAAGCTCATTGAGAAGGACCCGACATCAGGCGCTCTCATCACACGGAGCGAGACTAAACACAAGGAGGTTAAGGCCAAGTACGTCAACGTCAAAGGAAAATGGGGAGATAGCCTTTGGACGCGTGGGACATTCTTTATCTTTGGGTCGCAGCAGCTGCCCCCTGACTTGGCGGCTGCACACTTTCGCAAGACTTACTTTCATGCCTCCGTCATTGGGTATCTTCTCGGCATGCTGGTTACCTTGGCTATGCTCTTGATTTTCAAGCGTGGCCAGCCTGCATTGTTGTATCTCGTTCCTGGCGTTCTGGGATCTCTCTGGCTGACAGGACTGGTGCGTGGACAAATTAAGCAGATGTGGAAATACACCGAAGATGGAAGCCTAGACAAGATTGATGTGGTTGTGGACTTGGATGGCGAGGGCAACGCGATCAAGACCCTCGGCAAACTAGAAGACGGCGTCGTGGATACAACTAAAAAGGACGAAAAGAAGGACGGAGAGGACAAACCCAAGGATAAAGAAGATGGAAAAGCAAAGGAAGGGGACAAGAGCGAAAGCAAGGAAGAACGTCATGTATTCTTACTCTCGGTTGATGCTGAGCCAGAGACAGAATAA